A stretch of Methylogaea oryzae DNA encodes these proteins:
- a CDS encoding KpsF/GutQ family sugar-phosphate isomerase, translating into MVLAPPDNELCRSGLAVIRTEAQAVAALEPRIDQAFAAACRLLLECRGRIVVTGMGKSGHIAGKIAATLASTGSPAFFVHPGEASHGDLGMITPGDVVLALSNSGETDEILTILPLIKRIGIPLVAMTGEPASTLARQASVHIDVGVEKEACPLGLAPTSSTTACLAMGDALAVALLEARGFSRDDFALSHPGGSLGRRLLLKVGDLMHTQADIPAVVESAPLSEALLEMSAKKLGMTAVVDGENRISGIFTDGDLRRLLTKTHDLRTTPIADVMTRRCTTATPDMLAAEALAVMERKKINGLLVADEQGRLVGALNMHDLLRSGIV; encoded by the coding sequence ATGGTATTGGCTCCCCCCGACAACGAACTTTGCCGCTCCGGCCTAGCCGTGATCCGCACCGAAGCACAGGCGGTGGCCGCACTGGAGCCACGCATCGACCAAGCCTTCGCCGCCGCTTGCCGCCTGTTGCTGGAATGCAGGGGACGCATCGTGGTGACGGGCATGGGCAAGTCCGGCCACATCGCGGGCAAGATCGCCGCCACCCTGGCCAGCACCGGCAGCCCGGCGTTTTTCGTCCACCCCGGCGAAGCCAGCCACGGCGACTTGGGGATGATTACTCCCGGCGACGTGGTGCTGGCCTTGTCCAACTCGGGCGAAACGGACGAGATACTCACGATCCTGCCGCTAATCAAGCGCATCGGCATTCCGCTTGTCGCCATGACCGGCGAGCCGGCCTCCACCTTGGCGCGGCAGGCGTCCGTGCATATCGACGTGGGGGTAGAGAAAGAGGCTTGCCCGCTGGGATTGGCGCCCACGTCGAGCACCACCGCTTGCCTGGCCATGGGCGACGCCCTGGCCGTCGCGCTGCTGGAAGCGCGGGGCTTCAGCCGCGACGATTTCGCCCTATCCCACCCCGGCGGCAGCCTGGGACGCCGCTTATTGCTGAAGGTCGGCGACCTCATGCACACCCAAGCGGACATACCCGCCGTGGTCGAATCCGCCCCCCTCAGCGAGGCCCTGCTGGAAATGTCCGCCAAGAAATTGGGCATGACCGCCGTCGTCGACGGCGAAAACCGCATCAGCGGCATTTTCACCGACGGCGACCTGCGCCGGCTGCTGACCAAGACCCACGACCTCCGCACCACCCCCATCGCCGACGTGATGACCCGCCGATGCACCACGGCCACACCCGACATGCTGGCGGCGGAAGCGCTCGCCGTCATGGAGCGTAAGAAGATCAACGGCCTGCTGGTGGCGGACGAACAAGGCCGCCTGGTGGGCGCCCTGAACATGCACGATCTGCTGCGTTCAGGTATCGTTTAA
- the kdsC gene encoding 3-deoxy-manno-octulosonate-8-phosphatase KdsC, translating into MQEILNRAAAVRLVIFDVDGVLTDGKLFFDDQGREYKSFHARDGHGIKLLRRTGVEVAVISGRKAESVGRRMASLGIEHVYQGQENKLAALEDLCGRLGLRHEQIAHVGDDLLDLPLMRRVGLSVAVADAHCSILNYAHWRTTLRGGEGAAREVCDLVMRAQGTLNGIIESYF; encoded by the coding sequence ATGCAGGAAATCCTCAACAGAGCCGCCGCCGTCCGCCTGGTCATCTTCGACGTGGACGGCGTGCTTACCGACGGCAAACTGTTCTTCGACGACCAGGGTCGCGAGTACAAATCCTTCCATGCGCGCGACGGCCACGGCATCAAATTGCTGCGGCGCACCGGCGTGGAAGTCGCGGTCATTTCCGGCCGCAAGGCCGAATCGGTGGGGCGGCGCATGGCCAGCCTGGGAATCGAACACGTTTACCAAGGGCAAGAAAACAAGCTGGCAGCGTTGGAGGACTTATGCGGCCGGCTTGGTCTGCGTCATGAACAAATCGCCCACGTCGGCGACGATTTGCTGGACTTGCCGCTCATGCGCCGGGTCGGCCTCTCGGTGGCCGTCGCGGACGCCCATTGTTCTATACTCAACTACGCCCATTGGCGCACGACCCTGCGCGGCGGCGAAGGCGCGGCGCGGGAGGTATGCGATTTAGTCATGCGCGCTCAAGGCACCCTCAACGGCATTATCGAATCCTATTTTTAA
- the lptC gene encoding LPS export ABC transporter periplasmic protein LptC, producing the protein MRLREVPISLFAGLIGLSLVSWWLAELMTPPPEETKADLEHSIDYYAKDFIRTEMKADGTPKSRLFAVAMGHYLDNNVSEMEKPVMLFFNPGVPPWVVRANTGTISGDGNEIFLGGKAWLSREPFGSDKGLDAYSKNVTVHMDKSYLESTEFTEILNHPHYTSGTGMHTDFSDGMQINLLSDVRGRYEF; encoded by the coding sequence ATGCGCCTGCGCGAAGTCCCGATTTCCCTGTTCGCCGGCTTGATAGGCCTGTCCCTGGTTTCCTGGTGGCTGGCGGAATTGATGACGCCGCCGCCGGAGGAAACCAAGGCGGACCTGGAACACAGCATCGACTACTATGCGAAAGACTTTATCCGCACCGAAATGAAGGCCGACGGCACGCCTAAAAGCCGCCTGTTCGCCGTCGCCATGGGGCATTATCTGGACAACAACGTCTCTGAGATGGAAAAGCCCGTCATGCTGTTTTTCAATCCCGGCGTGCCGCCGTGGGTGGTGCGCGCCAACACGGGCACCATTTCCGGCGACGGCAACGAAATTTTCCTCGGCGGCAAGGCATGGCTGAGCAGAGAACCTTTCGGCAGCGACAAGGGACTGGACGCCTACAGCAAAAACGTCACGGTACACATGGACAAAAGCTACCTAGAGTCCACCGAATTCACCGAAATACTCAACCATCCCCATTACACCAGCGGGACCGGCATGCACACGGATTTCTCCGACGGCATGCAGATCAACCTGCTGTCCGACGTAAGAGGCCGCTATGAATTTTAA
- the lptA gene encoding lipopolysaccharide transport periplasmic protein LptA, translated as MNFNHRPWLLLALLTPLAAQALESDAKEPIYVDSDTATYDDQKGIAIYTGNVHSVQGSLVTDSDQMTVYLNQGKIDKIFGVGNPVHIVQTQEEGKGTIDATSLKAEYYPNEHRLILIDNAIVLQSGNIYKSDRIEYDTQNSVAVAGESTSSKKRVHTIIGPKSSDPAAQPAPAPAPATSPAKKR; from the coding sequence ATGAATTTTAACCACCGCCCCTGGCTGCTGCTGGCATTGCTGACGCCCTTGGCCGCGCAGGCGCTGGAAAGCGACGCCAAGGAGCCCATCTATGTGGACTCCGACACGGCCACTTACGACGACCAGAAAGGGATCGCCATCTACACCGGCAACGTCCATTCCGTGCAAGGCTCGCTGGTCACGGATAGCGACCAGATGACCGTTTACCTCAACCAAGGCAAGATCGACAAAATCTTTGGCGTCGGCAACCCGGTGCACATCGTGCAAACCCAAGAGGAAGGCAAAGGCACCATCGACGCCACGTCGTTAAAGGCCGAGTACTATCCCAACGAACACCGCTTGATCCTCATCGACAACGCCATCGTGCTGCAAAGCGGCAACATCTACAAAAGCGACCGCATCGAATACGACACGCAAAACTCCGTCGCCGTCGCCGGGGAAAGCACTTCCAGCAAAAAGCGGGTGCATACCATCATCGGCCCCAAGAGCTCGGACCCGGCCGCCCAGCCGGCACCCGCGCCCGCCCCAGCAACTTCCCCCGCCAAGAAGCGGTAG
- the lptB gene encoding LPS export ABC transporter ATP-binding protein translates to MAVLSAHGLLKAYNKRRVVNDVSLRVNSGEIVGLLGPNGAGKTTSFYMIAGLVQPDGGNIKIDNADITHMPMHARAKLGVGYLPQEPSVFRKLTVADNLRAVLQLRDDLTDGQQELLIEELLEEFHVGHLRNQKGIGLSGGERRRVEIARALASEPQFILLDEPFAGVDPISVIDIQGIVSHLAQRGIGILITEHNVRETLNICNRAYIISEGQVIAEGEPSAIVANAEVKRVYLGESFTI, encoded by the coding sequence ATGGCAGTACTTTCCGCGCACGGCCTGCTCAAGGCCTACAACAAACGCCGCGTGGTCAACGACGTGTCACTGCGCGTCAACAGCGGCGAAATCGTCGGCTTGCTCGGCCCCAACGGCGCCGGCAAAACCACCAGTTTCTATATGATCGCCGGCCTGGTGCAGCCCGACGGCGGCAATATCAAAATCGATAACGCCGACATCACCCACATGCCCATGCACGCCCGCGCCAAGCTGGGCGTCGGCTATCTGCCCCAGGAGCCTTCGGTCTTCCGCAAGCTGACGGTGGCCGACAACCTGCGCGCGGTGTTGCAGCTGCGCGACGATTTAACCGACGGCCAGCAGGAACTCTTGATCGAGGAGCTGCTGGAAGAATTCCATGTCGGCCACCTGCGCAACCAGAAAGGTATCGGCCTGTCGGGCGGCGAGCGGCGCCGCGTCGAAATCGCCCGAGCCCTGGCCAGCGAGCCGCAGTTCATCCTGCTGGACGAACCTTTCGCCGGCGTCGACCCCATTTCGGTCATCGACATCCAAGGCATCGTCTCGCACTTGGCACAACGCGGCATCGGCATCCTCATCACCGAACACAACGTGCGGGAAACCCTCAACATCTGTAATCGCGCCTACATCATCAGCGAGGGCCAAGTGATCGCCGAAGGCGAACCTTCCGCCATCGTCGCCAACGCGGAGGTCAAACGGGTTTACTTGGGCGAATCGTTTACCATCTAG
- a CDS encoding RNA polymerase factor sigma-54, whose translation MKQTLQLKLGQSLAMTPQLQQAIRLLQLSTLDLQQEIQEALDSNMMLEVDDEIETGGAQQGAEAQTAEPVRETPVEENYYQELAGSESQQNDIPNELAVDISWDDVYEAGASSGAPPSSGDGEDYSFQRSAPQTLQDHLVWQMELTPFSDRDHAIAAAIIDAINDDGYLDTTVEDIHQGLADQLGDELELDEVQAVLHRIQQFDPPGVAAQDLADCLRIQLKQLAEDTPHRQLALEMVDKHLDHLARKDFSRIKRLMRLEDDVFADVVALIRSLDPRPGRHVASEEPQYVIPDVFVVKRDGGWQVAPNPETAPRLRVNPYYSSLIKRADDSAGNQSMRDHLQEARWFIKSLQSRNETLLKVAKAIVERQQEFLEHGETAMKPLVLRDIAEAVSMHESTISRVTTQKYMHTPNGIFEFKYFFSSHVSTDSGGEASATAIKALIKELVGQESPKKPLSDHKLAEMLVAKGINVARRTVAKYREALGIPPSNERKGF comes from the coding sequence ATGAAGCAAACCTTGCAGCTAAAGCTCGGGCAGTCGCTGGCCATGACGCCCCAATTGCAGCAAGCCATTCGGCTGCTGCAACTGTCGACGCTCGATTTGCAACAGGAAATCCAGGAAGCGCTGGATTCCAACATGATGCTGGAAGTGGACGACGAGATCGAAACAGGCGGCGCTCAGCAAGGCGCCGAAGCGCAAACCGCGGAACCGGTGCGGGAAACGCCCGTCGAAGAAAATTATTACCAGGAGCTGGCCGGGTCCGAGTCGCAGCAAAACGACATCCCCAACGAGCTGGCGGTGGATATTTCCTGGGACGACGTCTACGAAGCGGGCGCCTCCTCCGGCGCGCCGCCCTCCTCCGGGGACGGCGAGGATTACAGCTTCCAGCGCAGCGCGCCGCAAACTTTGCAGGACCACCTCGTGTGGCAAATGGAGTTGACCCCGTTTTCCGACCGGGACCACGCCATCGCCGCCGCGATCATCGACGCCATCAACGACGACGGCTATTTAGACACCACCGTCGAGGACATCCATCAAGGCCTGGCCGACCAATTGGGGGACGAACTGGAGCTGGACGAAGTGCAGGCGGTGCTGCACCGTATCCAGCAGTTCGACCCGCCCGGCGTGGCCGCACAGGACCTGGCCGACTGCCTGCGCATTCAGCTGAAGCAACTGGCGGAAGACACGCCCCACCGGCAACTGGCGCTGGAAATGGTGGACAAGCATCTCGACCACCTGGCCCGCAAGGACTTCAGCCGCATCAAGCGCCTCATGCGCCTGGAAGACGACGTCTTCGCCGACGTGGTAGCGCTGATCCGCTCCCTGGATCCCCGGCCCGGCCGCCACGTCGCCAGCGAAGAGCCGCAATACGTCATTCCCGACGTATTCGTCGTCAAGCGGGACGGCGGCTGGCAGGTGGCGCCCAATCCGGAAACCGCGCCCAGGCTGCGGGTCAACCCCTATTATTCCAGCCTCATCAAGCGCGCCGACGACAGCGCCGGCAACCAAAGCATGCGCGACCACCTGCAGGAAGCGCGCTGGTTCATCAAGAGCCTGCAGAGCCGCAACGAAACCCTGCTGAAAGTCGCCAAGGCCATTGTCGAACGGCAGCAGGAATTCCTGGAACACGGCGAAACCGCCATGAAGCCCTTGGTGCTGCGGGACATCGCCGAAGCGGTGAGCATGCATGAATCGACCATTTCGCGGGTCACCACCCAGAAATACATGCACACGCCCAACGGCATCTTCGAATTCAAATACTTTTTCTCCAGCCACGTCTCCACCGACAGCGGCGGAGAAGCGTCCGCCACCGCCATCAAGGCGCTGATCAAGGAATTGGTCGGCCAGGAATCGCCGAAAAAGCCCCTCAGCGACCATAAGCTGGCGGAAATGCTGGTGGCCAAGGGCATCAATGTCGCCCGCCGCACCGTGGCCAAGTACCGGGAGGCCTTGGGCATACCGCCGTCCAACGAGCGCAAGGGCTTTTGA
- the rapZ gene encoding RNase adapter RapZ encodes MKLIIVSGLSGSGKSIALATLEDCGFYCIDNLPVALLESFASQIALANPGVYQKTAIAIDARNQSNNLALFPQSLAAVKKLGLECEILFLQADHDTLLKRYSETRRKHPLTDSAHSLGEAIELERSLLQPVANEADLTIDTSHTNMHQLRGVVRARLGNEAQETLSLFFQSFGYKHGIPLDTDFVFDARCLPNPHWELGLRELTGRDAAVAKFLEHSADVRAYLADLVAFLDRWIPRFEAENRSYLTIAIGCTGGQHRSVYLAEALNRHFQGSRYNVLLRHRELA; translated from the coding sequence GTGAAGCTGATCATCGTCAGCGGCCTATCGGGCTCGGGCAAAAGCATCGCCCTGGCGACGCTGGAAGACTGCGGCTTTTACTGCATCGATAACCTGCCGGTGGCGCTGCTGGAGTCCTTCGCCAGCCAGATCGCCCTGGCCAATCCGGGCGTTTACCAGAAAACCGCCATCGCCATCGACGCCCGCAACCAAAGCAACAACTTGGCGCTCTTCCCGCAAAGCCTGGCCGCGGTGAAGAAACTGGGGCTGGAGTGCGAAATCCTATTTCTACAGGCCGACCACGACACCCTGCTGAAACGCTACAGCGAAACCCGCCGCAAACACCCGCTGACCGATTCGGCCCACTCGCTGGGAGAAGCCATCGAGCTGGAACGCAGCCTGTTGCAGCCGGTGGCCAACGAAGCCGACCTGACCATCGACACCAGCCACACCAATATGCACCAGCTGCGCGGCGTGGTGCGCGCGCGGCTGGGCAACGAAGCGCAAGAAACCCTCTCGCTGTTTTTCCAGTCCTTCGGCTACAAGCACGGCATACCGCTGGACACCGACTTCGTCTTCGACGCCCGCTGCTTGCCCAATCCTCATTGGGAGCTCGGCCTGCGCGAGCTCACCGGACGCGACGCGGCCGTTGCCAAGTTCCTGGAGCACAGCGCCGACGTCCGCGCCTACCTGGCCGACCTGGTGGCGTTTCTCGACCGCTGGATTCCTCGCTTCGAAGCCGAAAACCGCAGTTATCTCACCATCGCCATCGGTTGCACCGGCGGCCAACATCGCTCGGTTTACCTCGCGGAGGCCCTCAACCGGCACTTCCAGGGCTCGCGCTACAACGTGCTGTTGCGGCACAGGGAGCTGGCGTAA
- a CDS encoding sigma-54 interaction domain-containing protein, translating to MRLLAQALAELLDEPVVAGAEGKVVLANRAAASLLGCEAESLIGRAMHEVMQFECAFGEGEVDLHCSLVLPGGRRLWGRRREIDWGERGRAVRFTPDPAAVGEPTDADGVVNFHGLITRDPALRHTFTVIRNVAQSDATVLVRGESGTGKELVARAIHEESNRRDQPFLAINCAALTPSLLDSELFGHVRGAFTGAIKDHAGLFQRADGGTLFLDEVAELPLELQAKLLRVLQERSFIPVGGSRGVTVDVRIVAATHRSLREAVRGGSFREDLMYRLRVVPLFLPPLRERRQDVSLLLWHFIGQHNAVGVRRVECIAPEAMRALLDHPWPGNVRELKNVVEYAFAVGRGAELRLDELPPEFREAAVPSASPLAARGAGDEAERIRSALREAGGRVDEAARLLGVSRATFWRKRKRAGV from the coding sequence GACGAGCCGGTGGTGGCCGGGGCGGAGGGCAAGGTGGTGTTAGCCAACCGCGCCGCGGCGAGCCTGCTCGGCTGCGAGGCGGAATCCCTGATCGGGCGGGCCATGCACGAAGTTATGCAATTCGAATGCGCTTTTGGCGAAGGGGAAGTCGATTTGCATTGCAGCCTGGTGTTGCCCGGCGGCCGGCGCTTGTGGGGAAGAAGGCGGGAAATCGATTGGGGAGAGCGGGGGCGGGCAGTGCGTTTCACGCCGGATCCGGCTGCGGTGGGCGAGCCCACGGACGCCGACGGCGTGGTGAATTTTCACGGCCTGATCACCCGCGACCCGGCCCTGCGCCACACTTTCACGGTGATTCGCAACGTGGCGCAGAGCGATGCCACGGTGTTGGTGCGAGGGGAATCGGGCACCGGCAAGGAGCTGGTGGCGCGGGCCATCCACGAGGAAAGCAACCGCCGCGACCAGCCGTTCTTGGCGATCAACTGCGCGGCGCTGACGCCCAGCCTGTTGGACAGCGAGCTGTTCGGCCACGTGCGCGGTGCTTTCACCGGGGCGATAAAAGACCACGCTGGCTTGTTCCAGCGCGCCGACGGCGGCACGCTGTTTCTCGACGAGGTGGCGGAGCTGCCTTTGGAGCTTCAGGCCAAGCTGTTGCGCGTGTTGCAGGAGCGCAGTTTCATTCCCGTGGGCGGTAGCCGCGGGGTGACGGTGGATGTGCGTATCGTCGCCGCCACCCACCGCTCCCTGCGGGAGGCGGTAAGAGGGGGAAGTTTCCGCGAAGACCTCATGTACCGGCTGCGGGTGGTGCCGTTGTTTTTGCCGCCGCTGCGGGAGCGTCGCCAGGACGTGTCGTTGCTGCTGTGGCACTTCATCGGCCAGCACAACGCGGTCGGGGTGAGACGGGTGGAGTGCATCGCGCCGGAAGCCATGCGCGCGCTGCTGGATCACCCGTGGCCGGGCAACGTGCGGGAGCTGAAAAACGTCGTGGAGTATGCTTTCGCCGTCGGACGCGGCGCGGAACTGCGGTTGGACGAGCTGCCGCCGGAGTTTCGCGAGGCCGCCGTTCCGTCCGCGTCGCCGCTGGCCGCCCGCGGTGCCGGCGACGAAGCGGAGCGCATACGCTCGGCTTTGCGGGAGGCGGGCGGCAGGGTGGACGAGGCGGCGCGCTTATTGGGCGTCAGCCGCGCGACCTTTTGGCGCAAACGCAAGCGGGCGGGGGTGTGA